In bacterium, the following are encoded in one genomic region:
- a CDS encoding adenylate kinase: MRIILFGPPGAGKGTAAKRLVERFKIPQISTGDILRDAVSTKTKMGLVAEDYMEKGELVPDDIIIGIIQERIKNKDCENGFILDGFPRTINQAEKLEDMGIKIDEVIKLDVDSETIIKRNTGRRICKDCGAIYHLKNCPPKEDGICDKCQGALCQREDDCEEHIRHRIDVYLKQTMPLVDFYEKMGILVSVDGSGSESEVFERLLKVLK, from the coding sequence ATGAGAATAATTTTATTTGGGCCACCTGGGGCGGGAAAGGGAACAGCGGCAAAAAGGCTTGTTGAGAGATTTAAAATCCCACAAATATCAACAGGTGATATATTAAGGGATGCTGTATCAACTAAAACAAAAATGGGTCTTGTTGCAGAGGACTATATGGAAAAAGGAGAGCTTGTTCCAGATGATATAATTATTGGGATAATTCAGGAAAGGATAAAAAACAAGGATTGCGAAAATGGCTTTATTCTTGATGGATTTCCAAGAACAATAAACCAGGCAGAGAAATTAGAAGATATGGGAATAAAGATAGATGAGGTAATTAAATTGGATGTAGATTCTGAAACAATTATTAAAAGGAATACAGGAAGGAGGATATGTAAGGATTGTGGTGCAATATATCATTTGAAAAATTGTCCTCCAAAGGAAGATGGAATATGCGACAAGTGCCAAGGTGCCCTTTGCCAGAGGGAGGATGATTGCGAGGAACATATAAGGCATAGAATAGATGTCTATCTTAAACAGACAATGCCCCTTGTGGATTTCTATGAAAAAATGGGTATTTTAGTATCTGTGGATGGCTCTGGAAGCGAAAGCGAGGTCTTTGAGAGGTTGTTAAAGGTTTTAAAATGA
- a CDS encoding DUF5678 domain-containing protein, with translation MSDREDLIAIIEDVPEACNRLKEDIEARFGMGVITAGTASEGLEMVEKNLKRLRLVILDLGLPERKDNLKDHNQGIRVLGEIKRIAPYLQVIIVTGTKKEVEWVVRAMRGGAFDYLVKEAELFDRLGKDIEEIIEEPGTPDVSEEFAYISENMPEIQEKYGGKWIAVLDKGVVAFGEDADLVYEEAKGKYPNRTPLLDLVPKEKGELLI, from the coding sequence ATGTCTGATAGAGAAGATTTAATCGCTATTATAGAGGATGTTCCTGAGGCCTGTAATAGGCTTAAAGAAGATATAGAGGCAAGATTTGGGATGGGTGTAATTACAGCAGGGACTGCCAGTGAAGGGCTTGAGATGGTTGAGAAAAACTTAAAGAGACTGAGGCTTGTTATATTAGATTTGGGTCTGCCTGAAAGAAAGGATAATCTAAAAGACCATAATCAGGGAATCAGGGTCTTGGGAGAAATTAAAAGAATTGCTCCATACCTTCAAGTAATTATAGTCACAGGAACAAAAAAAGAGGTAGAATGGGTGGTTAGGGCTATGAGGGGTGGTGCTTTTGATTATTTAGTGAAAGAGGCTGAGTTATTTGATAGATTAGGGAAGGATATTGAGGAGATTATTGAAGAACCAGGCACCCCTGATGTAAGTGAAGAATTTGCTTACATATCAGAAAATATGCCAGAGATTCAAGAAAAATATGGTGGTAAATGGATTGCTGTGCTTGATAAAGGGGTGGTTGCATTTGGAGAAGATGCAGATTTAGTCTATGAAGAGGCAAAAGGGAAATACCCTAATAGAACACCGCTTTTGGATTTAGTTCCAAAAGAAAAAGGGGAATTACTAATATGA
- the secY gene encoding preprotein translocase subunit SecY: MNPLEGIAKPFKIYELRKRILFTLGLLAVYRIGSFIPTPGVNASAFQAYFQGLKGSMAGLANLFTGGALERFSIFALGIMPYISASIIMSLMAHLVSSLEKIQKEGEEGRRKINQYTRYLTVLIALIQGSGISIWLESTQYYVPIVPAPGIAFKLMTILVMTTGALFIMWLGEQITERGIGNGSSILIFANIVANVPQGLALTMQGIFSGEMNIPVGVILVFIVGCIVAGVVIMIQGHRKVSVQYAKRMIGRKMYGGQSSYLPMQINMAGVIPIIFASSILTFPATIGAFLGRGGFFDWLLYIPTWIREGVSNLLYVALTIFFTYFYISIIFNPNEVADNLRKSGGFVPGIRPGRQTSDYLHTILNRVTFVGAVFLGIIAILPTIALSFLHAPFYFGGTTILIVVGVCLDTLRQVESYLMMHHYEGFLKKARIRGRF, encoded by the coding sequence ATGAATCCATTAGAAGGCATTGCCAAGCCATTTAAGATATATGAGCTAAGGAAGAGAATTCTCTTTACCCTTGGCTTGCTTGCGGTTTATAGGATTGGCTCATTCATTCCAACCCCTGGTGTAAATGCCTCTGCATTCCAGGCATACTTTCAAGGCTTAAAAGGGAGTATGGCAGGCCTTGCAAATCTCTTTACAGGTGGAGCATTAGAGAGGTTTTCCATATTTGCATTAGGGATTATGCCATATATTTCAGCATCAATTATTATGTCCTTGATGGCACACCTTGTTTCATCTTTAGAGAAGATACAAAAGGAGGGAGAGGAGGGAAGGAGGAAGATAAACCAATACACAAGATACCTTACGGTTCTTATTGCCCTTATTCAAGGCTCTGGAATAAGCATATGGCTTGAAAGCACCCAATACTATGTTCCCATTGTCCCAGCACCTGGCATTGCCTTTAAGCTTATGACCATTCTTGTTATGACAACGGGTGCCCTTTTTATTATGTGGCTTGGCGAGCAGATAACCGAAAGGGGAATAGGAAATGGCTCATCCATCCTTATCTTTGCCAATATTGTTGCTAATGTTCCACAGGGTCTTGCCCTTACAATGCAGGGGATTTTTAGTGGAGAGATGAATATACCTGTTGGGGTTATCCTTGTTTTCATTGTTGGATGTATTGTTGCAGGTGTGGTTATTATGATTCAAGGTCATAGAAAGGTATCTGTCCAATATGCAAAGAGGATGATTGGAAGAAAAATGTATGGAGGTCAAAGCTCATACCTTCCGATGCAGATAAATATGGCAGGCGTTATTCCCATAATATTTGCCTCATCAATCCTTACATTTCCAGCAACCATAGGTGCATTCCTTGGAAGGGGTGGTTTTTTTGACTGGCTTCTTTATATTCCAACATGGATAAGGGAAGGGGTTTCAAACCTTCTTTATGTTGCTCTTACCATATTCTTTACATACTTTTATATCTCCATTATCTTTAATCCAAATGAGGTGGCTGATAACTTAAGAAAATCCGGAGGATTTGTTCCAGGGATTAGACCAGGAAGACAGACATCAGACTATCTCCATACAATCCTTAACAGGGTAACCTTTGTTGGTGCTGTATTTCTTGGCATTATTGCCATACTTCCAACCATTGCTTTGTCATTCCTCCATGCACCATTTTATTTTGGCGGGACAACCATCTTAATTGTGGTTGGTGTCTGCCTTGATACCTTGCGTCAGGTTGAATCCTATCTTATGATGCATCATTATGAGGGATTCCTTAAGAAGGCAAGGATAAGGGGGAGGTTTTAA